The Solenopsis invicta isolate M01_SB chromosome 12, UNIL_Sinv_3.0, whole genome shotgun sequence genome window below encodes:
- the LOC105198194 gene encoding uncharacterized protein LOC105198194: MACGISVDATATSTVLLLLLVLLQAALVWEEAHGAPAKKSDILAGTEFLSVFINGAMATPPQRRRGFRRGGQQASAGDSATAESHQHEASIYRISRTNPSGGRPISVSRPQTSGREEVVRFYPINQKTLENRQQNLASLIDDLSTPGGISSTHLTPSSAATTMTSAPALIYQDRTISRSNGTNGSVTNKGVSRQKVIGISVTSTVEATPYKVRVEHYDSANAAVAARSSLESATNKEITKEATRSTTRGTSRPPPIPPSSTTTTTTTTTTTTTMTTTPPPSGRFVTEELSNIVSESNRSEFSVDEDSPRTSWRSRVTMTPRIQQLPVKSHQDEEVNEATRIIDVDDAITLPSEKNYELPVENSERRELNEELPEMSDRLQGRKMGRHYDTSLYNRSGPKVYSQSSKTYKPPRTYNDPAKVYSEPAKVYGEPERVYGEPAKVYGEPAKVYSEPAKVYGEPAKVYSEPAKVYGEPEKIYSEPSKIYSEPAKVYSEPAKIYSQPAKVYGEPSKVYDSAGQPVDRQQESGEPDEQNYEIDESVSVGSNGNVHGPQLVVTEETPGASEDGHKVGYVVEGRNYRKYRVEERTPDGFIVGEYGVVSHDDGSLRGVRYTADGTINPQLIYDALMKFLAL, from the coding sequence GTACTGCTTCAAGCGGCACTGGTCTGGGAGGAGGCGCACGGTGCTCCAGCGAAGAAGAGCGACATACTCGCCGGTACGGAATTTCTGTCGGTCTTCATAAACGGCGCTATGGCGACGCCACCGCAACGACGCCGGGGCTTCCGACGTGGCGGTCAGCAAGCGTCAGCAGGTGACAGCGCGACCGCTGAGTCACACCAGCATGAGGCATCGATCTATCGAATATCTCGTACCAACCCGAGCGGCGGCCGACCGATTTCGGTGTCGAGGCCGCAGACGAGCGGCCGCGAGGAGGTAGTTCGTTTCTATCCCATCAATCAAAAAACGTTAGAGAATCGACAGCAGAATTTAGCGTCGTTGATCGATGACCTAAGCACGCCGGGCGGCATAAGTTCGACGCATCTGACACCTTCGAGCGCGGCGACAACGATGACGAGCGCTCCGGCGTTGATTTACCAAGATCGAACGATCTCGAGGTCGAACGGGACCAACGGATCCGTTACTAACAAAGGTGTCAGTCGGCAAAAGGTGATCGGCATCAGCGTCACGTCCACGGTCGAGGCTACGCCGTACAAAGTGCGCGTCGAGCATTACGACAGCGCCAACGCCGCGGTAGCTGCTCGATCAAGTTTGGAATCTGCGacaaataaagaaattactAAGGAGGCAACTAGAAGCACGACGAGGGGTACCAGTAGACCGCCGCCGATTCCGCCATCGTccacgacaacgacaacgactaCTACGACCACAACGACTACGATGACGACGACGCCACCGCCCTCGGGCCGATTCGTTACCGAGGAGCTCAGCAACATCGTTTCGGAGTCAAACAGGAGCGAATTCTCCGTCGACGAGGACTCGCCGAGAACGAGCTGGCGTAGTCGCGTAACCATGACACCGCGGATTCAACAGCTTCCCGTGAAGAGTCATCAGGACGAAGAGGTCAACGAGGCTACGCGGATCATCGATGTCGATGACGCAATCACCCTACCTTCGGAGAAGAATTACGAGCTACCCGTAGAAAACTCGGAACGACGGGAGTTGAATGAGGAACTGCCGGAGATGTCGGATCGGCTTCAAGGACGCAAAATGGGACGTCACTATGACACGTCACTCTACAATCGCTCAGGCCCGAAGGTATACAGCCAGTCATCAAAGACATATAAACCTCCGCGAACATACAATGACCCAGCTAAAGTATATAGCGAGCCGGCCAAAGTGTACGGTGAACCCGAACGGGTGTACGGAGAACCGGCAAAAGTGTACGGCGAACCGGCTAAAGTCTACAGCGAACCAGCCAAAGTTTACGGCGAGCCTGCGAAAGTCTACAGCGAGCCCGCCAAAGTCTACGGCGAGCCGGAAAAAATCTACTCTGAGCCATCCAAGATCTACTCGGAGCCAGCCAAAGTTTACTCCGAGCCAGCCAAGATCTACTCGCAGCCGGCCAAGGTGTATGGCGAGCCCAGCAAGGTGTACGACTCCGCGGGTCAACCGGTGGATCGTCAACAGGAAAGCGGCGAGCCTGACGAGCAAAACTACGAGATTGACGAGTCGGTCAGTGTCGGCAGCAACGGCAACGTTCATGGACCGCAGTTGGTTGTCACGGAGGAAACCCCGGGTGCGTCCGAGGACGGTCACAAGGTCGGCTATGTGGTGGAGGGTAGAAACTACAGGAAGTACAGGGTCGAGGAGAGAACGCCGGACGGCTTCATCGTGGGCGAGTACGGCGTCGTCAGTCACGACGACGGCTCGCTGCGCGGCGTTAGATACACCGCCGACGGCACCATCAATCCTCAACTCATCTATGACGCCCTGATGAAGTTCCTCGCATTGTAA